The Oceanicaulis alexandrii DSM 11625 DNA segment GACGATAGGCAATCTCAGTAAAGGAAGAGTTATGGCGAATCAGAAATCAGGTGATTCGTCAGATTGTAAAGATATTCAAGAAAAAACGGCTCGGGCGGACCCGAGCCGTTTCACGTCATTCACTCGCACGCTGCGGCTTAGCTGGCGGCGATCGCCGTGCGGCCGGCATAGATCGCAGCATCGCCCAGCTCAGCTTCAATGCGCAGCAGCTGGTTGTATTTCGCGGTGCGGTCCGAGCGCGCCAGGGAGCCGGTCTTGATCTGACCGCAGTTCAGCGCCACGGCGAGGTCGGCGATGGTGGTGTCTTCGGTTTCGCCCGAACGGTGGCTCATCACCGCGCCATAGCCAGACCGCAAGGCCATTTCGACCGCATCCATGGTTTCAGACAGGGTGCCGATCTGGTTGACCTTGACCAGCAGCGCATTGGCCGCACCCACTTCAATGCCATGCGCCAGACGCTCAGGGTTCGTCACGAACAGATCATCGCCCACCAGCTGCACATCGCCGTCCAGCATGGAGGTGACGGCCTTCCAGCCTTCCCAATCGTCTTCGGCCATGCCGTCCTCGATGGAGATGATCGGATAGGCCGACGCCAGCTCTTTCAGGTATTCAGCGAACTCGTCAGAGGTGCAGGTGCGCCCTGCCCCTTCCATGACGTATTTGCCGTCCTTGAAGAATTCGGTGGAGGCCACGTCGAGCGCCAGGGTGACGTCTGAGCCCGGCTCATAGCCTGCGGTCTCGATCGCTTTCATGATCGTATCCAGGCACGCCTCGGCGCTTTTGAGGTTCGGTGCGAACCCGCCCTCATCACCCACATTGGTGTTCAGGCCGTCGGCTTTCAGCTGGGATTTCAGCGCGTGGAAGATCTCCGCCCCGCACCGCAGCGCCTCGGAGAAAGTCGCGAGCCCGGTCGGCATGATCATGAATTCCTGAAAATCCACCGGGTTGTCGGCATGCGCGCCGCCATTGAGGATGTTCATCATCGGCGCCGGCAGGACGCGCGCATTGGCGCCGCCCACATAACGATAGAGCGGCAGACCGGAGGCTTCCGCCGCGGCCTTGGCGGTGGCCAGAGACACGCCCAGAAGCGCGTTGGCGCCCAGGCGCTCCTTATTCTCGGTGCCGTCCAGGCCAATCAGAAGCTCGTCGATCAGGCGCTGCTCGCGCGCATCAATACCGGCGATGGCTTCAAAGATCTCGGTCTCGACCGCCGTGACGGCTTGCAGCACGCCCTTGCCCTTGTAGCGGTCGCCGCCATCGCGCTTTTCAACAGCTTCGTGCGCGCCGGTAGAGGCGCCGGACGGCACCGCGGCGCGGCCCATGGAGCCGTCTTCCAGGAAGACGTCCACTTCCACAGTCGGGTTGCCCCGGCTGTCGAGAATTTCACGGGCGGCGATATCGACAATGGCGGTCATGGCGCGGACGTCCTTCAGGTGAGAGCAAGCCGACGCATCCCCGCCCCGGCCTGTGAGCTTTTCATGCGCGCTTCATAGCCGAGGCGCGTAAACGCGAAAAGCCCTGCACCGGGTATGGTGCAGGGCTTTTTCTGTCAGACTGCGCGCCGCAAATGCAGCGCGGTGTCCGGCTTAGTCGTCCTGGCCATCCAGAACCTGACGACCACGGTACATGCCGGTCTTCAGGTCGATATGGTGCGGACGGCGCAGTTCGCCGGAATCCTTGTCCTCGATGTACGCCGTCGTGCCGATGGCGTCGTGCGCGCGACGCATGCCGCGCTTGGACTTGGTGACTTTATGCTTAGGGACCGCCATCGGTCTCTCCTTAAGTTCTCAAACGCGAATAACTCGGGATCGCATCAAAGCGGACTTTGTGCGAGTGAGCCGCGGGCTATACCGGTTTGCAGGCTGAAGTGCAACAGGGCTGTTACACCAACCGGCTATGATCCTTCGCCGCCGCGACGAAGCTGGCGAACAGCGGGTGCGGGTCAAAGGGACGCGATTTGTATTCGGGATGGTATTGCACACCGATGAACCAGGGGTGGTCGGCATACTCCACGATCTCGGGCAGGACCCCGTCCGGCGACAGGCCGGAGAACACCAGACCAGCTTTTTCAAGCTGCTCTTTATAGGCGATGTTCACCTCATAGCGGTGACGGTGACGCTCATGGATCGCGGCCTGACCGTAGATCTCGCGCACCTTGGAGCCGTCCTTGAGGGACGCCGGGAACGCGCCCAGGCGCATGGTGCCGCCCAGATCACCGCCCACATGACGGCGCACCGTCTCATTATCCTTGACCCATTCGGTCAGAAGCCCAACCAGCGGCACTTTAGGGTCACCGAATTCCGATGAGCTGGCGCCGTCCAGGCCAGCTAGATTGCGGGCCGCCTCGATCACCGCCATCTGCATGCCGAAGCAAATGCCGAAATACGGGATCTTGCGTTCACGGGCGAATTTCGCCGCGGCGATCTTGCCTTCCGCGCCGCGCTCGCCAAAGCCGCCGGGCACCAGAATGGCGTGCACGTCTTCCAGCTCAACGAGGTTTTCGTCATCCTCGAACTGGCTGGCGTCCAGCCATTTCACCTTCACCTTCACGCCATTGGCGATGCCGCCATGGTTGAGCGCTTCCAGCAGTGATTTATAGGCGTCCACCAGCACGGTGTATTTGCCCACCACCGCGACCGTCACTTCGCCGTCGGGATTGTTGATCGCTTCGGAAATGCCGTTCCAGACCGTCAGGTCCGGCTCGGGCGCATCGCCAAGGCCGAAGCGTTCGAGCACGACCCGATCCAGGCCCTGATCGTGATATTCCAGCGGCACATGATAGAGCGAGGACGCGTCGCGTCCTTCGATGACCGCGTTTTCAGGCACGTTGCAGAACAGCGCAATCTTGCGCTTGTCGCTGGGATCAATGGGGATTTCGCACCGGCACAGCAGAATGTCCGGCTGGATGCCGATCGAGCGCAGCTCTTTGACGGAGTGCTGGGTGGGTTTGGTCTTCATCTCGCCCGCCGCCTTGATGAACGGCAGCAAGGTGACATGGATGAAGATGGCGTTGTCCCGGCCCAGTTCCTGGCCCAGCTGACGGATGGCTTCAAAGAAGGGCAAGCCTTCGATATCGCCCACGGTGCCGCCGATTTCACACAGCACGAAATCCACGTCGCCCGCGTCCGACAACACAAAATTCTTGATGGCGTCGGTGACGTGCGGAATCACCTGCACGGTCGCGCCCAGATAATCGCCGCGGCGTTCGCGTTCGATGATCTCGGAATAGATCCGGCCTGTGGTGATATTATCGCTCTGATGGGCGGAGACGCCGGTAAAGCGCTCGTAATGGCCCAGGTCGAGGTCTGTCTCTGCGCCATCGTCCGTGACATAGACCTCGCCGTGTTGATACGGCGACATCGTGCCCGGATCCACATTGAGATACGGGTCGAGCTTACGCAGACGGACTTTATACCCGCGCGCTTGCAAAAGCGCGCCGAGTGCGGCGGAAGCGAGGCCTTTACCAAGAGAGGAGACCACGCCGCCGGTTATGAAAATGTATCGCGGCATGGGCGGACTGCTTAGCGCAGAATCGCGGCGGACAAAAGCGTCTGTTCTGATACTCGCCGTGGAAATCGCGGTTAAGCGCTGTTGAAAGTCTGAAAGAAGACGCTCAGCCCTGCATACGCAAAGGCCGCCAGCGCCATGTCGGCAGCTGACGGCCTTCAAACATCAAACGTTCATTCAGCGCGTTCGCAACGCGCCGAACACCTCGCCTACCGGTTCGGCAGCTCAGCAGAGGGCTCGTCTTCAGTCGGTGCGTCGTCAGCTGGCGCAGGCTCGGCCGGGATCGTCGCCTCGGGCGCATCAATCGCATCTGCGTCCAGCCCCTGAAGATCGCCGAACGGCAGGTCGGAGCTGGTTTCGCTCTGGCCCACGCGGTCAATCACCGAGCCCGTGCTGGTGGTGACGCCGGACAGGATCGCCAGAAGAATAGAATTGCCGATGAACAGCGCGCCCAGGATCATGGTGATCCGGGTCAAGAGGTTGGCCGCGCCGCGGCCGCTCATCATGCCGCCAGGGCCGCCGCCGCCAATGCCAAGCGCACCGCCCTCGGAGCGTTGCATCAAGATCACCCCGGTCAGTGCAGCGGCGATAAGAACGTGAATGATCAGAAGGACAGCAGTCATTGCGCGGCGTTTCCGAATAAACAGAGTTTCGTCCGCGCGAGGACCGCGACGGACTAGTTGGCCGCGCGTTTTAGCTCAGCTGGAGGCGGAGCGCCACCTTCCACCTGTATCTTCCGCGCGGAAGCCATCGCCATGCGCTTCTGAAGCGCTTCAGCCGCCTTCGCCATCTCGTCTTGTGAGCGTTCCATGCCGTCATCGCCGGCATACGCCACATAAGCCGCCATGGAGAGCTCCTTGGCGAGAGACAGATTGGCCAGGGTCAGGCCCGATTGCTCTTGCAGCTCCAGGGCGATGTCGACCAGGGCTTTTGCAACACGAGACGCTTCGCTGGAACGAAACTTCGCCATGCGGGCCCGCAATTCACGCGCGCTGTTCTCAAATTCCTTGAGATCAATGGCGGGCTGACGGCCCGCTTTCATTTCACGCATGCCCGCTTCGGCGCCCACAATAATGCGCATGCAGAGGCGACGCAGACGTTCGCCTTCGACGGTGCGCTGAGCCTCGTCAATCCAGGCGTGCGCGCGTTGAAGGGCGTCAATATCGTTGGTGACGACCGCCTTGAGCACGTTGGGCGCTTCGATGGGCTTGGCCGAGCCTTCACCGCGGTCCTGGTCCTTGCGTCGGTCCGGTCCGATGTAATCGCTCGTGACGATAAACGGCTTGCGAGCGCGGATAAGCGTCCGGATTCGGTCTTCCACAAAGCTGTTGGACAAGGGCCGGATCAACAGATCGTCCGCGCCGCAGCCGATGGCGTTGCGCACAAGATCCGCATCACGCCGCCAGGATGTCAGCAGCAGGGCGACAAAGGGGTTATTGGACAATTCGCCCGAGCGGATAGCGCGCACCAGACGAAAAACTTCCGTCTCGTGATCCGCCGTCTCCGCGATGATCAGATGCGGGGCGTCGTCCTGAACGATGCGTCGCAGTTCCGCCAGCGTATTGAGCTGAAAGATGTCACGAAAACCAATCTCATGAAGGGAATAGCGCGTGGTGCGCTGGTTCACGGACACCGGATCATAGAGCGCGACGCTCGCCCGGCTGTAATCGATATCGCTCATTCACCACCCCGCCTGTTTCTCAGGCCATGTCTTTATTCAGGGGTGACGCTAGCGAAAAACTCTGAAGATCGCCTTACCGGACCGATTGAATGATTCGCGCGAAGTCTTGTGGCTTTAAACTCGCACCTCCGACCAAGCCGCCATCAATATCAGATTGCTGCAATAAAGACTCAGCATTTCCCGGGTTCATTGATCCGCCATAAACAATACGCAAGGCGGCTGCGTCATCTCCTGGCCAGGCCGCCCGGATGGCGTCATGCATGGCTTGCGCATCTTCAGGTGTTGCCGTGCGGCCTGTACCAATCGCCCAGACCGGTTCGTAGGCGATGACGATCTTGTCCGCCGCACACTCTGGCAAACTGGCTAGAAACTGGCTGACCACCACGGCTTCCGCCTCGCCCGATTCACGCTCGTCCAGCGTCTCGCCGACGCAGACGATCGGCCTAAGACCCGCGTCCAGCGCGGCAATGGCTTTCGCCTTCACCAACTGATTGGTCTCACCATGGTCCGCCCGGCGTTCGCTATGGCCGACGATCACATGCATGCACCCCACATCCGCCAGCATGGCGGCGCTGACATCCCCGGTGTGCGCGCCCGACGCCTGCGGCGCGCAATCCTGACCGCCAAGCAAGAGCCAATCAGGCTTGTCCGCCGCGATCAGGGGCAAGAGCGTCACCGGCGGGCACAGCAGGACATCGCAGCGCGGCTCCTCGCCCAGGGCGTCAGACAGAGCCTTTGGAAAGTCGCGGTCCTTGACCAGACCGTTCATCTTCCAATTGCCAGCCACTAGCTTGCGCCGCGTCATCGCCATCCCCGTTTTTTTATAGTGTTTATGTCGTGCGCTCGCGTCCAACAGGCGCGGCGCGCTGAAATAGCAGTGTAAGAGTGTGGCCGCAACGCACTGGCCTGCTTGCCGCACAAGCCCCACCCGGCTACGGTCCCGCCGCTATGCTCACCAGCCCTTTGGCCTGATCTGGAACGCTCAATGCTGTCGCTTATCCGCTCGCTCGCCCGTTCGCCCATCATTGGCGGTATGATTATCGCGCTGCTCATCGCCGCCTTTGCGTTGTGGGGCGTGAACGATATCTTCCGCAACAACAGCAATGCTGCGATCGTGGTGGGGCCTGAAACGGTCAGCGCATCAGAATTGGCGCGCACCTATGAACGCCAACTGTTCCAGATCCAGCGCGACAACCCCGAAATCACCCGCGAGCAGGCCGACGAGATGGGCTTGGGTGATTCTGTTGTCCAACGCCTGATCGCGGAAACCGCCGTCGACGCCAAGGCCGATCAGATGGGGCTGTCGATCTCTGACAACACCCTGTTTGAGACCCTGCGCTCCATCGCCGCCTTCCAGAATCCGTTCACCAGCCAGTTTGATCCCGGCACCTACGCCTCGGTCCTGCGCGAAAATGGCTATGGCGGTCCTCTGGCCGAGCGCCAGTTTGAATCCGACATCACCAGCGAGCTGCGCCGTGGCCAGTTCGTTTCCGCGGCCCTGGGCGGCGTCTATGCACCCGAGATCTTTGGCGAGATCCGCGCCGCTTACAATGGCGAGCGCCGCAGCCTGCGCGCCCTTTTCCTGCAGCCGAGCCTGGTGGACACGCCTGAAGCGCCCGATGACGACACGTTGACCGCTTTCATCAGCGAAAACGCGCGCATCTTTGAACGCCCCGAACAGCGCCGCCTGACCCTGATGCGTGTCAGCCCGACCGATTTCCTGCGCGATGTCGAAGTGTCTGATGAGGACCTTCAGGCGCTCTATGATTTCCGGCTTGAAAACGGAGACCTGGCGGAACCCGCAACCCGTTCGCTGACCCAATGGCCTGCGCCCGACCAGCAGACCGCCGAGGCCGCCGCCGCTCGTCTGAGCGCGGGCGAAACCGTCTCGACCATCGTCACCGAGTTGAGCCTGGGCGAGGAAGTCGCTCTGGCCGACGTGCAATCCTATCAGGTCCCTGACAGTCAGATCGCTGACCGGGCCTTCACAATGGCGGCGGGCGACATCGCCGCCGTTCAGAGCCAGCTGGGCTGGCGCGTGGTGCGCATCGACGCGGCGACCGACCCGGATACGCCAGAGCTGTCGGAGCTTGAGGCTGAATTGCGCGATGAACTGGCGCGTGACAACGCCGAGGGCATGATGCTGGATGCGCTGGGCGTCTTTGAGGAAGCGCGCGGCAATGGCGCGACGCTGGAAGAAGCCGCCATGCAGGCGGGCCTGATCGCGGAACGGATCGATTTCGTCGCCGCCAACGGCTACTCCGCGGATCGCGAACCGGCGCTCACCCTGTTGCAAAACCCCGATCTGCTGACGGCTGCGTTCAGCGCCCAGCAGGGCTTCGCCACTGACCTTGAAAGCTATGGCGAAGACGGCGGCTATTTCGTGGTGCGCGTGGATGAGATCGAGCCGGCGCGTCTGTCCGAACTTTCTGAAGTGCGCGAAGACGCCGCGCAATTCTGGATGGTGCGTGAAACGGATGACCGTCTGCAAACGCTCGTCGACGATGCGCAAGCGCGCCTTGAGGCTGGTGAAACCCTGGACGCCATCGCCGAGTCCCTGGGCACGGGCGCACGCGTGGAAACCGCTGTTCTGGGCCGCGGCGAAACCGCAGGGCCGTTCAGCGCGCAGCTGGTGGGCCAGGCCTTCCGTCTGCCCGAAGGCCAGCGCTTCGCCGCGCGCGCCGGCAACCAGACCACCCGCGCTATCGTCCTCGTCGATGATGTGATCTCGGTTGATCCGGCGCAGGCGGAACGCCCCTCACAGCAAGAGCTGACGAACGAGCTTCGCAACGACGCCACACAGATCGTCACCAGCGCGCTGATCAATGCGTACGAGGTGCGTACGGACCAGACCCTGATTGATCAGGCTCTGGGCCGGACACAGCTGCAGTAACAGGCTCAGGCGTTATATGACCGTCTTCGCTCCGGATCTCGACACGGCGACCGAGCTGTGCGCGCGCGGTCAGACCGTGCTGTTGACCGCCACGCGCGTTGACGACCTTGAGACGCCCGTTTCTGCCTATCTGAAACTCGCCTCCCATAACGCCAACACCTTCTTGCTGGAAAGTGTGGAGGGCGGCGCGTTTCGAGGCCGGTATTCCGCCATTGGCCTTGACCCGGACCTGATCTGGCGCTGCCGCGGCGATCAGGCCGAGATCGCCCACGCACCCGCCCCCGGCGTTGCGCCAGGCGCGTTTGAACCCTGTGCAGAGAAGCCGCTGCACGCGTTGCGCAAACTGATCGCAGAGAGCCGACTCACACTGCCGTCGGGCCTGCCGCCCATCTCGGCGGGCCTGTTCGGCTATCTGGGCTATGACATGATCCGTCAGGTCGAGCGTCTGCCCGATCAGGCCGCACCCGAACCGCTGGGCCTGCCCGAGGGTCAATTGCTGCGTCCACGCGTGATGGTGGTGTTTGACGCCTTGCGCCAGGAAATCCTGGCCGCCGCTCCCATTCGTCCAGCGCCAGGCGCCGACCCGGAATTGCTGGTGGACGCCGCGCGGCGCCGGATCGAGGCGGTGTTCGCCCGGCTCGACGCCCCGGCCCCGATCGCGAGCGCGTCCGAACCTTGGTCGATGCCTGAACCGGTCAGCAATATGGAACCGGCGCAATATCGCCAGAATGTCGAGACCGCGAAAAACTATATTCGCGCCGGCGATATTTTTCAGGTGGTCCCGAGCCAACGGTTTTCCGCGCCCTACTCAGCGACGCCGCTCTCGCTGTACCGGTCCTTGCGTCGGACCAACCCGTCGCCCTTCCTGTATTTCTTCAACCTGCCCGGCTTCGCCATTGTGGGCTCGAGCCCGGAAATTCTGGTGCGTTTGCGCGGCGACACCGTCACCGTGCGACCGATTGCCGGAACCCGGCCGCGCGGCAATTCCGAAGAAGCCGATCAGGCCCATGAGGCGGATCTGCGCGCAGACCCCAAGGAACGCGCCGAACATCTGATGCTGCTGGATCTGGGCCGTAATGATGTGGGCCGGGTCGCCAAGGCGGGCACCGTTCGCGTCACCGAGCGCGAGATCATCGAACGCTATAGCCACGTCATGCACATCGTCTCCAATGTGGAAGGCCAGCTATCGGACGGCGAAGACGCGATTTCTGCACTGATGGCGGGCTTCCCCGCCGGCACGGTGTCCGGCGCGCCCAAGGTTCGGGCGATGGAGATCATTGACGAACTCGAGCCCTATCGCCGCGGCATCTATGCCGGCGCTGTGGGGTATTTCGGCGCCAATGGCGATATGGACATGGCGATCGCGCTGCGCACCGCCATCGTCAAGGATGGCCAGATGCATGTGCAGGCCGGCGCAGGCGTCGTGCTCGATTCCGATCCGGAATCCGAACACCAGGAGACAGTGAACAAGGCGCGCGCCCTGTTCCGCGCCGCCGCCGAAGCCTGGCGTTTCGTCTAGCTGTCTTGGACTTGGGCTTGAGCCTGAGCCGCGCCCAGAGCGCTGATCGTGACCAGCTCCACGCCTACGGCCTCCGCCCGGCGCGACAGATCCGCCAGCACCGCCAGGGTTTCAGGGCGCGGATGGCCGATGGCGATCGCCTGCCCGTTCTGCAGCGCCAGAGCCAGGGCCTGGTTGAGCTGAACGCTCACTGACGCCTCATCCGGCACATGGTCCAGAAACACATCGCGGGTCATCGCAGTCAGACCGGCCGCTTGCGCTGCGGAAGCCGCTTGAGAGCGCGGATGGGTCAGCGAATCCACGAAAAGCATGGAGCGCGGCAGATCGCTGGCAGAAAACATGGCGTCCATGGCGCGTCTGTCAGACGTCAGACGGCTGCCCATATGATTGTTGAATCCCACAGCGCCCGGAACACGCGAAAACGCCCAGCCGATGCGCGAGGCCATCTCGGACGGGCTCTGAAATTCGGTCAGGGCGTGCGGGCCAGGATCTTCCACGCCCACCGGCTCCATCGGCAGGTGCACGAAAACCTCTCGCCCCGCCGCGCCCGCTTCACGGGCGAGCGCTGACGCCGCATCGGCATAGGGCAGAATAGACAAGGTGACAGGCGCATCCAGCGCGATCAGTCGCCGGGCCGCCGCGACATCCAGCCCCACATCGTCAATGATGACCGCCAGTTGCGGCCGCCCTGACGTCAGAGGCGGCGTCAAAAGCGTCGGCTCAACGGGCTCGGAGGTAAGGACTGAAGTCTCAACCACTGAAGGCTCGGGCGCGGCGCCGATCCTGTTCGCCGCCTCCACGCGGATCACGCCGGGCCAGGACGAGGCGAGCTGGCGGGAGTCGAGGTCAGCAGGCGCCGCGACGGCGCGCGCTTCGGCCTCGCTGCTATTGGCGCCCAGATTATAAGCGAGCGCCGCCACCAGCATGAAACCGGCGGCCAGGGCAGAGCCCAGATGCGGCGCATATGAAGCAGTACGGATCATCCGTGCCTATTTACAGCGAGTCGCGGTTGGCGGCGCGTGTCGCCTTGCTTAAGTTCCACATCAGTTTTCACGGATGCGGCGAGCCCTCCATGCTGTTGATCATCGACAATTATGACAGCTTCACCTTCAACCTGGTTCATTATGTCCAGGAGCTGGGCGCGCCGACCCGCGTCATCCGCAATGATGCGATGAGCGCAGAGGACGCCCTGGCCCTGAACCCTCAAGGCGTTCTGATCAGCCCCGGCCCCTGTGATCCGGATCGAGCGGGCATCTGCCTGGACCTGATCCGGAACGCCCCGGAGGACTTGCCGATCTTTGGCGTCTGCCTCGGCTTTCAGTCGATCGGTCAGGTGTTTGGCGGCAAGGTCATTCAGGCCAAGGCGATCATGCATGGCAAGACCAGCCCGATCCGCCATGACGGCACAGGCGTGTTCGAGACCCTGCCCTCGCCCTATCAGGCCACGCGCTATCACTCACTGGCCGTGGACCTGCCCGAAGGCACGGAGCTGGTCGCCAATGCGCACACCGAAGACGGCGAGATCATGGGCTTGATGCACAAGACCCGCCCCATTCACGGCGTTCAGTTTCACCCTGAATCCATCGCGTCCGAGCATGGTCACGCGCTGATCGGCAATTTCCTGCGTCTGGCGGGTCTGACCACAGAGCAAGCGGCATGAGCCGCATGCGTCCCGCCATTCAGGCCCTCGCCCTGGGCCAGGAACCCGATGAGACTGCGCTTGCGGACGCGTTTGACGCGCTGATGGAGGGTCAGGCCGACCCTGTGGAGGTTGGCGGGTTTCTGTTGGCGTTGACCGCCTTGGGGGAAAGCCCGCAAGCGCTGATGGTCGGCGCCAAGGCCATGCGCGCCCGCATGACGCCGGTCAATGCGCCCGCCGCCGCCATCGACACCTGCGGCACCGGCGGCGACGCGCGCGGCACCTGGAACATCTCGACCGCCGCCGCCCTCGTGGCCGCTGGCGCAGGCGCCGTCGTCGCCAAACATGGCAACAAGGCCGCCTCCTCCAAATCGGGCTCTGCGGAAGTGCTGGAAAGCCTGGGCGTAAATCTGTTCGCCCGCCCTGATCAGGTGGAAGCCGCACTGGGTCAGGCGCGCGTGGGCTTTTTGTTCGCCCAGGCTCACCACGGCGCCGTGCGTCATGTGGGGCCGGCGCGCAAGACGCTGGGCGTGCGGACGATTTTCAACCTGCTGGGCCCGCTATCAAACCCCGCCGGAGCGAAGCGTCAGCTCCTGGGCGTGTTTGACCGCAAATGGCTGGTTCCCATGGCCGAAGCCCTGCGCGGGTTGGGCGCGGACGCCGCCATGATCGTGCATGGCGAAGACGGGCTCGATGAAATCACCACCACCGGCGTCAGCTATGTCGCCGAACTGACGCCGGACGGCGAGATCCGTGAATACGAGATCACGCCTGAGGATGCAGGGCTGCGCCGCGCCGCACTGGATGATCTGAAAGGCGGCGAACCTGAAGAGAACGCTCAGGCGATCCGAGACCTCCTGAAGGGCGCGCAAGGCCCCTATCGCGATATCGTCCTGATCAACGCCGCCGCCGCGCTGAAGCTCGCAGGCTTGGCTGAAGACCTGAAGACCGGCGCGGAACTGGCTGGCGCAGCGATTGATGACGGCCGCGCGCAAGCTGCGCTCGACGCCCTTGTCACAGCCAGCAACGCCTAAGCGCTTAAACCTTGAAGAGAACACGCCCGATGAGCGACGTCCTGAACCGAATTGAAGCCTACAAGCGCGCCGATATCGCCGAGCGCAAGGCCGCGCTCTCCTATGAAGCGGTCTGCGAGCGCGCCCAGCAGGCGAGCCCGGTCCGCGGCTTCAAGGCGGCGTTGGAGCGCGATGCGACCGAGCATGGGCTAAGCCTGATCGCGGAAGTGAAGAAAGCCAGCCCGTCCAAGGGCCTGATCCGCGAAGACTTCAACCCGCCCATACTCGCCAAAGCCTATGAAGACGGGGGCGCAAGCTGCCTGTCTGTTCTGACCGACGCGCCCAGCTTTCAGGGCCATGATGACTATCTGGTCGCGGCGCGCGCGGCGGTGTCTTTGCCGGTCCTGCGCAAGGATTTTCTCTACGACCCCTGGCAAGTCGCCGAATCACGCGCGCTGGGCGCGGATTGCATCCTGGTGATTCTCGCCAGCGTTGATGATTCCCTCGCCGCCGCGCTGATCGAGGAAGCGTTCAAATGGAATATGGATGCGTTGGTCGAAGTGCATGACGCCGCCGAAATGAAACGCGCTCTGGCCCTCCCCAGCCCGCTTGTGGGGGTAAACAACCGCAATCTGCGCACCTTCGAAACCTCACTGGAAACCTTTGAAACTCTTGCCCCTATGGTGGGTGATGACAGGCTTCTGGTGGCGGAAAGCGGCATCTTCACCCGTGACGACGCTGTCAGATTGCAGCACGCTGGCGCGAAGTCTCTGCTGGTCGGTGAAAGCCTGATGCGGCAGGACGATGTCACCGCGGCGACGCGCACCCTTATGGGGCTCTAAACGCGTCGCAGCTTCACTTGACGTTAAGACGGAACATGCATAGAACACTTTTAGTAAGTTTCTATTTTGTTCCAAGAGGCGACCATGCTGACCAAAAAGCAGCACGAGCTTTTGCTCTACATCAACAAGCGTCTGTCTGAAGACGGCGTGTCGCCTTCCTTTGACGAAATGAAAGAAGCGCTCAACCTCGCCTCCAAGTCCGGCGTGCATCGACTGGTCAGCGCTCTGGAAGAACGCGGATTCATCCGTCGGCTGGCCCACCGGGCGCGCGCTCTGGAAGTGCTGAAGCTGCCGCAAACCGGCGCTCCCGCGTCAGCGCCTGCCTCCAATGTGGTGAAAGCGCCCTTCGGCGCCCCCGCTCACGAAGAGAGCATTCAGGGCGTGGACGTGCCGGTTCTGGGCCGAATCGCAGCCGGCGTGCCGATTGAGGCGATCCAGCATGAAACCGACCGCTTGCCCGTCCCGGCGAACATGATTTCCGGCGGCGAGCATTTCGCGCTGGAAGTGCATGGCGATTCCATGATCGACGCCGGCATTCTCGACGGCGATCTGGTGGTGATCAAACGCGGCGACACCGCCAATAGCGGCGATATCGTTGTCGCCCTCGTCCATGACGAAGAAGCCACGCTGAAAAAGCTGCGCAAGAAGGGCGGTTCCATCGCTCTGGAAGCGGCGAACCCGGCCTATGAAACCCGCATTTTCGGCCCGAACGAGGTCAAGGTGCAGGGGCGTCTGGTCGGCTTGATCCGGCGCTATCACTAGGCGCGCTGATTTGCGCGGTTTAGTATTGTCGCTCGGGGCTT contains these protein-coding regions:
- the rpmF gene encoding 50S ribosomal protein L32, translating into MAVPKHKVTKSKRGMRRAHDAIGTTAYIEDKDSGELRRPHHIDLKTGMYRGRQVLDGQDD
- a CDS encoding response regulator, with translation MSDIDYSRASVALYDPVSVNQRTTRYSLHEIGFRDIFQLNTLAELRRIVQDDAPHLIIAETADHETEVFRLVRAIRSGELSNNPFVALLLTSWRRDADLVRNAIGCGADDLLIRPLSNSFVEDRIRTLIRARKPFIVTSDYIGPDRRKDQDRGEGSAKPIEAPNVLKAVVTNDIDALQRAHAWIDEAQRTVEGERLRRLCMRIIVGAEAGMREMKAGRQPAIDLKEFENSARELRARMAKFRSSEASRVAKALVDIALELQEQSGLTLANLSLAKELSMAAYVAYAGDDGMERSQDEMAKAAEALQKRMAMASARKIQVEGGAPPPAELKRAAN
- the tpiA gene encoding triose-phosphate isomerase — its product is MTRRKLVAGNWKMNGLVKDRDFPKALSDALGEEPRCDVLLCPPVTLLPLIAADKPDWLLLGGQDCAPQASGAHTGDVSAAMLADVGCMHVIVGHSERRADHGETNQLVKAKAIAALDAGLRPIVCVGETLDERESGEAEAVVVSQFLASLPECAADKIVIAYEPVWAIGTGRTATPEDAQAMHDAIRAAWPGDDAAALRIVYGGSMNPGNAESLLQQSDIDGGLVGGASLKPQDFARIIQSVR
- a CDS encoding CTP synthase is translated as MPRYIFITGGVVSSLGKGLASAALGALLQARGYKVRLRKLDPYLNVDPGTMSPYQHGEVYVTDDGAETDLDLGHYERFTGVSAHQSDNITTGRIYSEIIERERRGDYLGATVQVIPHVTDAIKNFVLSDAGDVDFVLCEIGGTVGDIEGLPFFEAIRQLGQELGRDNAIFIHVTLLPFIKAAGEMKTKPTQHSVKELRSIGIQPDILLCRCEIPIDPSDKRKIALFCNVPENAVIEGRDASSLYHVPLEYHDQGLDRVVLERFGLGDAPEPDLTVWNGISEAINNPDGEVTVAVVGKYTVLVDAYKSLLEALNHGGIANGVKVKVKWLDASQFEDDENLVELEDVHAILVPGGFGERGAEGKIAAAKFARERKIPYFGICFGMQMAVIEAARNLAGLDGASSSEFGDPKVPLVGLLTEWVKDNETVRRHVGGDLGGTMRLGAFPASLKDGSKVREIYGQAAIHERHRHRYEVNIAYKEQLEKAGLVFSGLSPDGVLPEIVEYADHPWFIGVQYHPEYKSRPFDPHPLFASFVAAAKDHSRLV
- the secG gene encoding preprotein translocase subunit SecG; the protein is MTAVLLIIHVLIAAALTGVILMQRSEGGALGIGGGGPGGMMSGRGAANLLTRITMILGALFIGNSILLAILSGVTTSTGSVIDRVGQSETSSDLPFGDLQGLDADAIDAPEATIPAEPAPADDAPTEDEPSAELPNR
- the eno gene encoding phosphopyruvate hydratase, with the protein product MTAIVDIAAREILDSRGNPTVEVDVFLEDGSMGRAAVPSGASTGAHEAVEKRDGGDRYKGKGVLQAVTAVETEIFEAIAGIDAREQRLIDELLIGLDGTENKERLGANALLGVSLATAKAAAEASGLPLYRYVGGANARVLPAPMMNILNGGAHADNPVDFQEFMIMPTGLATFSEALRCGAEIFHALKSQLKADGLNTNVGDEGGFAPNLKSAEACLDTIMKAIETAGYEPGSDVTLALDVASTEFFKDGKYVMEGAGRTCTSDEFAEYLKELASAYPIISIEDGMAEDDWEGWKAVTSMLDGDVQLVGDDLFVTNPERLAHGIEVGAANALLVKVNQIGTLSETMDAVEMALRSGYGAVMSHRSGETEDTTIADLAVALNCGQIKTGSLARSDRTAKYNQLLRIEAELGDAAIYAGRTAIAAS